Genomic window (Bosea vaviloviae):
GGGCGCTGGCCGCGCGGGACGAGGCGGCGAGCAGCGCCGGCCGGGCTACGCCGATGCTGCTCAAGATCGCGCCGGATCTGAGCCTGACCGAGCTCGACGGCATCGTCGCGGTGGCGCGCAAGCGCGGCATCGACGGCATGATCGTCTCGAACACGACGGTGGCGCGCCCAGCGACCCTGCGCAACACGGCGAAGGCCGAGACCGGCGGCCTCTCGGGCAAGCCGCTCTTCCTGCCTTCGACCAGGCTGCTCGCCGAAACCTTCCTGCGCGTCGAGCGCCAGTTCCCGCTGGTCGGCGTCGGCGGCATCGATTCGACCGCGACCGCCTTCGCCAAGATCCGGGCCGGCGCCGATCTCGTGCAGTTCTACTCGGCCCTGGTCTTCCACGGGCCGGCGCTGGCCGCGACCATCAAGGCAGGCCTCACGGCCGAGGCCCGCAAGACGGGCGTCGGCAGGCTCAGCGCCCTTGTCGGACGCGATGCCGCCGCGATCGCGCGCGGCGAGACGCTTGGAGGCTAGAAGTGGGAACCGGTTTTTCGCATCCTGCTCTAGCGATCTGATGACTATGGTCTGAACCACACCGTCATTCCGGGGCAGACCGCCGGCCTGAGCCCGGAACCCAGAACCGATGCGCTCGATCTTCGAGGCTCGCCATGCGTGCGCATCATTGAGAACCCGCATCGGCTCTGGGTTCCGAGCTCGATCCTTCGGATCGCCCCGGAATGACGCTGGTGTTTCCGAGCCAAATCATCCTGCTCTAGCGCCGCGCCGCGAACAGGCGCGAGAGCAGCCAGAGCGGTATCACGATCAGCGCACCGGCGATGACCCATTGCCCGATCTCGCGGACGGCCCCGAAGCCGAGATCCCCGAGCGAGCGGACAAAGCGCGCCACGACCTCGTAAAGCCCACGCGGCGACAAGCCGAGAAACGCCATCGCCGCGCCCACGAGCAGCGAGATGAAGATCAATCGGACCAGGACGCTGAGTACGGAGCCGCCGAGAAAACGTTCGATATTGCCATTCGCCATCGCGAAAAATCCCCCAAACACGAACCGATCAGACCACCGCCCGGTTGAACCGGGGCTGAATGGCAGCACGGCCCGCTTTCACCCCACCGTCATATCGTCGCGGATGCGCCTGCCGTCGCCCAGGCCGTGCCGGCGATCTTGGCGGCGGCGATCACGGCCTGCGTGCGGCTGTCGACATTGAGCTTGGTCAGGATCGCGGAGACATGCGCCTTCACGGTCGCCTCCGAGACGCCGAGCTCATAGGCGATCTGCTTGTTGAGCAACCCCTCCGACAGCATCATCAGCACGCGCACCTGCTGCGGCGTCAGCGTCGAGAGCCGGCGCACCATGTCGGCGACCTCGATATCGACCGGCGAAGACAGATCGACGCCCGGCGGCGTCCAGACGCTGCCGGCGAGCACGGCGCGGATCGCCTCGCCCATCTGCTCGACATCGGCCGTCTTCGGCAGGAAACCGAGCGCTCCGAACTCGATGCAGCGGCGGATCACGGTCGGCTCGTCATTGGCCGAGACCACGATGACCGGCACCTCGGGATGGTCGGCGCGCAGGAAGAGCAGGCCGGAGAAGCCCTGCACACCCGGCATCGTCAGGTCGAGCAGGACGAGATCGGCGTCAGCCCCTTGCGACAAGGCCTCGGTCAATGACTCCAGTGAGCCGACCTCGCTGACATCCGCGCCCTCGAGCGCGTGCGAGACGGCCTGCCGCAACGCGCCCCGGAACAGGGGATGGTCGTCCGCGATCACGATCCGCGTCGAAGGCTGCTTCGTCATCGCGCATATCCCTGTTCGTCTGCCGGTCGCGCCATACTGCCCCAGTCGCGACCGCGATCTCAAGCACACCGACCTGCCACTATCGCAAGGCCGGCGCGCGATCATGA
Coding sequences:
- a CDS encoding DUF6460 domain-containing protein, which encodes MANGNIERFLGGSVLSVLVRLIFISLLVGAAMAFLGLSPRGLYEVVARFVRSLGDLGFGAVREIGQWVIAGALIVIPLWLLSRLFAARR
- a CDS encoding response regulator codes for the protein MTKQPSTRIVIADDHPLFRGALRQAVSHALEGADVSEVGSLESLTEALSQGADADLVLLDLTMPGVQGFSGLLFLRADHPEVPVIVVSANDEPTVIRRCIEFGALGFLPKTADVEQMGEAIRAVLAGSVWTPPGVDLSSPVDIEVADMVRRLSTLTPQQVRVLMMLSEGLLNKQIAYELGVSEATVKAHVSAILTKLNVDSRTQAVIAAAKIAGTAWATAGASATI